In a genomic window of Candidatus Coatesbacteria bacterium:
- a CDS encoding methionine adenosyltransferase codes for MTNRHHFFTSESVTEGHPDKVADQISDGVLDDALRQDKHARVACETMVTTGMAFITGEISVDGYVDIPRVVRETVERIGYTDARMGFDHHSIGVMSAIDEQSPDIAQGIDESSDHEQGAGDQGLMFGYATTETPELMPLTISLAHKLAQRLAEARKAGLIPHLRPDGKSQVTIEYENGTAQRVSHVVIAAQHSEKIAEEDLRDLIKRHVIGEVIDTDLFDANTEILINGTGQFILGGPQADTGLTGRKIIVDTYGGHGAHGGGCFSGKDPSKVDRSASYMARYIAKNIVAAGLARQLELQLAYCIGVALPVSVLVNSYGTAEVDEGVIEAAVRQVFDLRPRAIIERLDLLRPIYQKTAAYGHFGRELPEFTWEKTDAVKDLQNAV; via the coding sequence ATGACCAACCGACACCACTTCTTCACCTCGGAATCGGTGACCGAGGGACACCCGGACAAGGTCGCCGACCAGATCTCCGACGGCGTCCTCGACGACGCCCTGCGACAAGACAAACACGCCCGGGTGGCCTGCGAGACCATGGTCACCACGGGGATGGCTTTCATTACCGGGGAGATCTCCGTCGACGGCTACGTCGATATCCCCCGGGTCGTCCGCGAGACCGTCGAACGCATCGGTTACACCGACGCCCGGATGGGCTTCGACCATCACTCCATCGGCGTGATGTCGGCCATCGACGAGCAGTCGCCCGACATCGCCCAGGGCATCGATGAGAGCTCGGACCACGAGCAGGGCGCCGGCGATCAGGGACTGATGTTCGGCTACGCCACCACGGAGACCCCGGAGCTGATGCCGCTGACCATCTCCCTGGCCCACAAACTGGCCCAGCGTCTGGCCGAGGCGCGCAAGGCGGGACTGATCCCCCACCTGCGCCCCGACGGCAAGAGCCAGGTGACGATCGAGTACGAGAACGGCACCGCCCAGCGCGTCTCCCACGTGGTCATCGCCGCCCAGCATTCGGAGAAGATCGCCGAAGAGGACCTGCGCGACCTGATAAAACGGCACGTCATCGGTGAGGTCATCGACACCGACCTCTTCGACGCCAACACCGAGATCCTGATCAACGGCACGGGTCAGTTCATCCTCGGCGGTCCCCAGGCCGACACCGGGCTGACCGGGCGCAAGATCATCGTCGACACCTACGGCGGCCACGGCGCCCACGGCGGCGGCTGCTTCTCCGGCAAGGACCCCTCGAAGGTCGACCGCTCGGCCAGCTACATGGCCCGTTACATCGCCAAGAACATCGTCGCCGCCGGGTTGGCCAGACAGCTCGAGCTGCAGTTGGCCTATTGCATCGGCGTCGCCCTGCCGGTCAGCGTGCTGGTCAACAGCTACGGCACGGCCGAGGTCGACGAGGGCGTCATCGAGGCGGCGGTGCGTCAGGTCTTCGACCTGCGGCCCAGGGCGATCATCGAGCGCCTGGACCTGCTGCGGCCCATCTACCAGAAAACGGCGGCCTACGGCCACTTCGGCCGCGAGCTACCCGAGTTCACCTGGGAGAAAACGGACGCCGTCAAGGACCTGCAGAACGCGGTTTGA